In Malus sylvestris chromosome 16, drMalSylv7.2, whole genome shotgun sequence, the following are encoded in one genomic region:
- the LOC126607674 gene encoding protein BCCIP homolog has translation MPRKPARHCRYQPLTFSPFARHIAHVASGFMDNRRRHGRDLPENSLPNSTGNGWIKRPSEIKKEQSTSSDEEEFDGTVQADFAFFDPKPDDFHGVKTLLQTYLDDKEWDLSGFADLILEQTTVGTVVKIEDDEDNGIFALATALNLERYKGHKCITEVKEFLLKVCQEKDVKDDLRSLLGKEAKSVGLLVSQRVTNLPLQLLPPLYDALFDEVSWATEDEPTEEIQNFFRFKVYIIVSKVYKLRNAHQKKGVSVSEEAIIYIKPEDEIFHELSTWSFEFPLHTEQPTLELRNYQQMGLVMAVKADQIPTFRQQIKSLVDES, from the exons TCAGCCTCTGACATTTTCCCCATTTGCGCGTCACATTGCTCACGTTGCCTCCGGCTTCATGGACAACCGCCGAAGGCATGGCAGAGACCTCCCTGAAAATTCACTACCTAATTCCACAG GTAATGGTTGGATAAAGAGACCTTCGGAAATCAAGAAAGAACAGTCCACGTCTTCTGATGAAGAAGAGTTTGAT GGAACTGTCCAAGCAGATTTTGCTTTCTTTGATCCAAAACCTGACGACTTTCATGGAGTGAAGACGTTGCTACAGACATACCTTGATGATAAAGAATGGGATTTGAGTGGTTTTGCAGACTTAATATTGGAACAGACCACTGTAGGAACTGTTGTTAAAATagaggatgatgaagataatGGAATTTTCGCTCTTGCTACTGCCCTTAACTTGGAAAGATACAAG GGCCATAAATGTATTACGGAGGTTAAGGAGTTTCTCCTTAAAGTATGTCAAGAGAAGGATGTGAAAGATGACCTGAGATCACTTTTGGGAAAGGAAGCAAAGAGTGTGGGTCTTTTGGTCTCTCAACGCGTGACAAATTTACCTCTGCAGCTCTTGCCACCTCTTTATGATGCGCTCTTTGATGAAGTCTCTTGGGCTACAGAAGATGAG CCAACAGAGGAGATCCAGAATTTCTTTCGTTTTAAGGTTTACATAATAGTCAGTAAAGTCTACAAG CTAAGAAATGCACACCAGAAAAAGGGCGTGAGTGTCAGTGAAGAggcaataatatatataaagccaGAAGATGAAATTTTTCACGAG CTGAGCACCTGGTCCTTCGAGTTTCCTTTGCACACTGAGCAACCAACTCTTGAG CTAAGAAACTATCAGCAAATGGGACTAGTCATGGCTGTTAAAGCAGACCAGATCCCAACATTCCGACAACAGATAAAATCTCTAGTAGATGAATCATGA
- the LOC126607682 gene encoding DELLA protein RGA-like: protein MADNSQKLEKLEEFTGCVQEDGLSLLASDTVHYNPSNLSTWVESMMSEINVPPSNFDPLMGGVVAGIQPNQQQVQLVDGAFFSFGEVVHLHRRFPGSAEEQPISTSPLQTVIEDCSSSSSNYDFK, encoded by the coding sequence ATGGCGGATAATTCTCAGAAGCTTGAGAAGCTTGAAGAATTCACTGGTTGTGTTCAGGAAGATGGACTCTCTCTGCTCGCTTCCGACACCGTTCACTATAACCCGTCGAATCTGTCGACGTGGGTCGAGAGCATGATGTCGGAGATAAACGTCCCGCCTTCtaattttgatcctttaatgggCGGCGTTGTCGCCGGTATACAGCCTAATCAGCAGCAAGTCCAGCTCGTCGACGGCGCGTTTTTTAGCTTCGGAGAAGTCGTCCATCTCCACCGTCGATTTCCAGGGTCAGCAGAAGAGCAACCCATTAGCACATCACCTCTCCAAACTGTAATCGAAGACTGCAGCTCTTCTTCCAGCAACTACGacttcaaataa
- the LOC126607669 gene encoding DELLA protein GAI-like produces MKREHQTHQLNQYPPPQYPDPSMASTSAGGGGGFCKAKMWEDESQRIDGGMDELLAVLGYKVRSSDMAEVAQKLEQLEEFMGCAQEDGLSQLASDTVHYNPADLSTWLESMISEINLPPPNFDPLMGGAVAGMQPNQQQVQLVDDPFLARGESSITTVDFPDQRKSKSISTSPPQTVFEDCNSSSSYYDFKSIPGNAVFTQTRLDSPSRELKRLKSSSGSSPSELLFNRPAASSLPQPQQPISLPATAESSPTRPALIVDSQENGVRLVHGLMACAEAVQQNNFNLAKALVTQIGYLAGSQAGAMRKVATFFAEALAQRIFRVYPQSPIDHSFSDMLQMHFYETCPYLKFAHFTANQAILESLQGKTRVHVIDFSMNQGMQWPALMQALALRPGGPPAFRLTGIGPPASDNSDHLQEVGWKLAQLAETIHVEFEYRGFVANSLADLDASMLELGRSEVESVAVNSVFELHKLLARPGAIEKVLSVVKQMKPEIVTVVEQEANHNGPVFMDRFNESLHYYSTLFDSLEGSANSRDKVMSEVYLGKQICNVVACEGVDRVERHETLAQWRARFGSADFVPVHLGSNAFKQASMLLALFAGGDGYRVEENDGCMMLAWHTRPLIATSAWKPAYNSVMAHRVE; encoded by the coding sequence atgaaaagggaGCACCAGACTCATCAGCTGAATCAGTACCCCCCGCCGCAGTATCCAGACCCGTCCATGGCTTCCACCTCCgccggcggcggcggcggcttCTGCAAGGCCAAGATGTGGGAAGACGAATCCCAGCGAATCGACGGCGGGATGGACGAGCTTCTGGCGGTGTTGGGGTACAAGGTTCGGTCTTCGGACATGGCGGAGGTTGCTCAGAAGCTTGAGCAGCTTGAAGAATTCATGGGTTGCGCTCAGGAAGATGGACTCTCTCAGCTCGCTTCTGACACCGTTCACTATAACCCGGCGGATCTGTCGACGTGGCTTGAGAGCATGATCTCCGAGATAAACCTCCCGCCTCCTAATTTCGATCCTTTAATGGGCGGTGCCGTCGCTGGGATGCAGCCTAATCAGCAGCAAGTGCAGCTCGTCGACGATCCGTTTTTAGCTCGGGGGGAGTCGTCCATCACCACCGTCGATTTCCCAGATCAGCGGAAGAGCAAATCCATTAGCACATCACCTCCCCAAACTGTATTCGAAGACTGCAACTCTTCTTCCAGCTACTACGACTTCAAATCTATCCCCGGAAACGCCGTGTTCACCCAAACCCGCCTCGATTCTCCGTCGCGGGAGCTCAAGCGTCTCAAATCCTCATCCGGGTCTTCTCCCTCCGAACTCCTCTTCAACCGCCCCGCCGCCTCCTCCCTTCCACAACCACAACAACCCATCTCCCTCCCCGCCACCGCCGAGTCATCACCAACCCGCCCAGCCCTCATTGTCGATTCGCAGGAAAACGGAGTCCGACTCGTCCACGGACTCATGGCCTGCGCGGAAGCCGTCCAGCAGAACAACTTCAACCTCGCCAAAGCTCTGGTGACCCAGATCGGCTACCTGGCAGGTTCACAAGCAGGTGCCATGCGTAAAGTCGCCACCTTCTTCGCCGAAGCTCTGGCCCAACGAATCTTCCGAGTCTACCCGCAGTCGCCGATCGACCACTCCTTCTCAGACATGCTGCAGATGCACTTCTACGAGACCTGCCCCTACCTGAAATTCGCCCACTTCACCGCCAATCAAGCCATCCTCGAATCCCTCCAGGGCAAAACCAGAGTCCACGTCATCGACTTCTCGATGAACCAGGGGATGCAGTGGCCCGCTCTTATGCAGGCGTTGGCGCTCAGACCCGGCGGCCCGCCCGCTTTTCGGCTCACGGGCATCGGGCCGCCGGCTTCGGATAACTCCGACCATCTGCAGGAGGTGGGTTGGAAGCTCGCCCAATTGGCTGAAACCATCCACGTCGAGTTTGAATACAGAGGATTTGTGGCAAACAGCTTGGCCGATCTTGACGCGTCGATGCTTGAACTCGGACGGAGTGAGGTTGAGTCGGTGGCGGTCAACTCGGTCTTCGAGTTGCACAAGCTGCTGGCCCGACCCGGCGCGATTGAGAAGGTGTTATCAGTGGTGAAGCAAATGAAGCCGGAGATTGTGACCGTGGTGGAGCAGGAGGCGAACCACAACGGTCCAGTGTTCATGGACCGGTTCAACGAGTCGCTCCACTATTACTCGACCCTGTTTGACTCGCTGGAGGGATCGGCGAACAGTCGGGATAAGGTGATGTCGGAAGTGTACTTGGGGAAGCAAATCTGCAACGTGGTGGCGTGCGAAGGGGTGGACCGGGTCGAGAGGCACGAGACGTTGGCCCAGTGGCGAGCCCGGTTCGGCTCGGCAGATTTCGTCCCGGTTCATCTCGGTTCGAACGCGTTCAAGCAAGCGAGTATGCTGCTGGCGTTGTTCGCCGGCGGAGATGGGTACCGGGTGGAGGAGAACGACGGGTGTATGATGTTGGCCTGGCACACTCGCCCGCTCATCGCCACCTCGGCTTGGAAACCCGCTTATAACTCGGTCATGGCTCACCGAGTCGAGTAG